A window of the Brassica napus cultivar Da-Ae chromosome A2, Da-Ae, whole genome shotgun sequence genome harbors these coding sequences:
- the LOC111207223 gene encoding aquaporin TIP1-2: MPTRNIAIGGVQEEVTHPSALRAALAEFISTLIFVFAGSGSGIAFNKLTDNGATTPSGLVAAALAHAFGLFVAVSVGANISGGHVNPAVTFGAFLGGNITLLRGLLYWIAQLLGSVVACFLLQFATGGLAVPAFGLSAGVGTLNGLVFEIVMTFGLVYTVYATAIDPKNGSLGTIAPIAIGFIVGANILAGGAFSGASMNPAVAFGPAVVSWSWSNHWIYWVGPLVGGGLAGIIYDFVYIIENGHEQLPTTDY; the protein is encoded by the exons ATGCCGACCAGAAACATCGCCATCGGCGGAGTCCAAGAAGAAGTGACTCACCCCAGCGCACTTAGGGCGGCCCTCGCTGAGTTTATCTCGACTTTGATCTTCGTCTTCGCCGGCTCAGGCTCAGGAATCGCTTTCAACAAGCTCACTGACAATGGAGCCACCACTCCTTCAGGCCTTGTCGCCGCTGCCTTAGCTCATGCTTTCGGTCTCTTCGTCGCTGTTTCTGTCGGTGCCAACATCTCCGGTGGACACGTTAACCCTGCCGTTACCTTCGGTGCCTTCCTCGGTGGAAACATCACTCTCCTCCGTGGTCTCCTCTACTGGATTGCTCAGCTTCTTGGCTCAGTCGTCGCTTGCTTCCTCCTTCAGTTCGCCACCGGTGGCTTG GCAGTTCCAGCGTTCGGTCTCTCGGCAGGAGTTGGAACCTTAAACGGTCTCGTCTTCGAGATCGTGATGACCTTCGGGCTTGTCTACACCGTCTACGCCACAGCCATCGACCCCAAAAACGGTAGCCTCGGAACTATCGCACCCATCGCCATTGGTTTCATCGTCGGAGCTAACATCCTCGCTGGTGGAGCTTTCAGCGGAGCCTCCATGAACCCAGCCGTCGCTTTCGGACCAGCCGTCGTGAGCTGGTCATGGAGTAACCACTGGATTTACTGGGTTGGTCCTCTTGTCGGTGGTGGACTCGCCGGAATCATCTACGACTTTGTTTACATCATCGAAAACGGTCACGAGCAATTGCCCACCACTGATTACTGA
- the LOC111198527 gene encoding LOB domain-containing protein 24-like produces the protein MNPKRCAACRYLRRRCPKDCVFSPFFPPNNPEKFACVHRIYGAGNVSKMLQQLPVQTRAEAVESLCFEATCRIEDPVYGCVGMISLLQTQIQKTERLLARTQAEITVSQIKHSQNQHSEFM, from the exons ATGAATCCTAAAAGATGTGCTGCTTGCAGATATCTGAGGAGAAGATGTCCAAAAGATTGCGTTTTCTCACCTTTTTTCCCTCCAAACAATCCTGAAAAATTTGCATGTGTCCACAGAATCTATGGtgctggaaatgtttccaaaatgcTTCAG CAACTTCCTGTTCAGACAAGAGCTGAAGCAGTGGAATCTTTATGCTTTGAAGCAACATGTAGAATTGAAGATCCTGTTTATGGATGTGTAGGGATGATTTCTTTACTCCAAACTCAAATTCAGAAAACTGAAAGGCTTTTGGCTAGAACTCAAGCTGAGATCACTGTTTCTCAAATCAAACATAGCCAAAACCAACATTCTGAGTTTATGTAA